The genomic stretch TAgtgagtaagttatgattatagactcatggttgtttgagaaATTTGAAgacagtctaaatgtatgcttgagtAAGTAAGTACGAGGTAAGAAATCCACATAAGTAGATAAGAtcgtatggggttataatatcagattaaggttgattatgtctattatgtgaccttaccccttgacttttttcgttggtagttgtaaactagtactacttatgagaaggtgtGTGGCAAATTATGAGGTATTTGGATAGTActacatgactggcagagatttttcGAAGTTTTGCAGGagttctcaaaactattttctaaaaaattaagagtactttgaaaaaaatctacataaatcttttacttagtgattgcctagacatcaattagGACGGGGAGTTAGGGGTGGAAGTCCTAACATGATGAAATACCTAAAAGATGGTGAGGGCAAATCAAGGATCGTAGGaggtcaacatggagtagtttctttcaaactaatcattttttgtggatgcagggatcgacACACAAAATGAGcatttctttcaaaaaatccccaagcaagtCGGGAGCCATGACAGAGCATATAAGGCTTAATAACGATACTTTTGGTAGCCCAAAAACGGGCTCAACACCTATTTATTGACAACCTTTagaattgtccatctcatttcttgagatcatggaggacaaacaaaagtgtcttgtcttttttacaaatattgtatttagaattttctaaaaaaaatagtctctagcaaaagaaaatttgtgtctactaatcgtctaccttgagtacaggtacatgcagAAAGCAAGACCCTGatgctggcatcaaggatattatcataattcaatatctgttgatgcgctagacacaacgctggcattggggatatcatcagcattcaatatatctgttgacacacaagacacaacgctggcatcgaggatatcatcatcattaaatatctgttgacgcgctaggcacaacgctggcatcgacgatatcatcattattatatatctgttgacatgcaagacacaatgctagcatcaaggatatcatcatcatgcaatatttgttgacatgcaagacacaacgctggcgttaaggatatcatcaacattcaatatatttgtTGACGCACAAGACataacgctggcgtcgaggatatcatcaccATTCAATAAAtctattgacacgcaagacacaatgctggcgttgaagatatcatcatcattttatatctgttgacacgcaagacataaatgctggcatcgaggatatcttatcactttatgaatcagcatctgaatgcatcgagagcacacgatttgaagggacgcctttaagtcgctatctaaggatgaatgatatataagatttcctagaaattgacaatttgagggtcatctataagtcatattatttgaaataggatagtgtgcaagatcacctatgagttgatagcctgtaggtcatccgtaagccacaacaacatcctaatcggatagtgtgcaagattgcccaaaaattgatagttgaaagtttatccataagtcgcaactaaattctTACCGGAGAATAatcaagattatcaaattgatacgtccaagggttctctataagtcgtgtcatatccaagattgattatgtgcaGGGTTACCtaaagactaacaatttgagggattatctataagtcatattgtatccaaggtcggatgatatgcaggaacacctgaaagctagcgattggagggatatctgtaagccatctcttattcAAAGTCGGATAATATGctggattacctaaaagctagaaatcaaaaggatatctgtaagtcgcctcgtatccaacatcaaataatgcgtaagattatccaaagattgataatttaaaagaaatttataaatcgatcatcggctataaccggagaggttatcattccacatgcAACAAATGATATAGGTACCTAAAGAGTtgccacaccagcacaagattacacggttcTTCATTCCTTTCTTTGCATGCAACCCCCTTCTCtctttgcatttcataaatgggccaatgaggcctatcCTTCCGAGTTAAGCCCCAAAGAAAATCCAAGAATCCATCACATGGCGTATCGATACGAGGAATCGAAAGAAGAATGGGTTAAAGTTCTATCTTTGAAGCGGCAAAGAGGACTTGAAAATCtcgttatttcttctttattgatttatttatccattgtttccattattaatttatttacttatttatatttttgtttatttagtgacttatttatttattcatttaggcCTCGAAGCAAAAGCTGTAAATTTAAAACAGGTGGAGCGAGACTCGAGCCAAAAAGGGCtcgaaaacataaaattaagacAGGTGAAAGATGGGTCAAAAACCTAACTAGATTAGGACATGGTCGACGGTTTGTGCTTAAAatcctaaatcactacttctcccCTTTCCCTTTTTTCTATTTGCTTACTTGTTTTATGTGTGTTTTGCGAACCTATTAAAAtccttagtcaagtcgctaaaaaactggttttgcataaacaccaaaatatttctaaaatcgcttttcttttcaaaaaataaactttttcaaagttaatcaaaagacgattttcaaacagtccagcTAACCGCAAGTTAgaggacattttaggtgcctaatacctttctagaatgttaataggaaccgcttatctaaatctctaacttaaaaatgatttttctattttgaatcgtttgcagtaactctctaaaggtttcttaatttcttttcaaaattaagtggcgactctcaaaaagtcaaaatttccacaAAACAATATCAACCACAATCACATCCACATATCTACTACCCCCACCCGAAAGTAGCAGAAGAATAAGGGTTAGTAGTAATTCAAGTACCTTATCCTCTTGACGCTTGCGCTCCTTCTATTTTAGTTCATTAACaaatttgttaaatatttcaAGCAGCAAGCCCTCATCACCCATTATTCtgtaaaataataacaacaaagaaATTCACATTCAATGTTACGACATAATGAGAATCATGAGATtatgaataaaaaagtaaaaatccagAGCATTTCATTTTATAGCCAAAGAGGCTAGACAAATTGAAACTAGAGATTTAGCAGCATACTTCATCAAAACCGTGAAACAATCACAAATGCcagaaattaaaaaactaaaacaatcACAAATGTCAGAAATTTTAAAACTAACTGCTAGAGCTATTAAACGCCCAGTGTCGGAACAACTAATAATTGACATCAACAAATTTCTAGAGGGATAAGTTCAACATTAAAAATCACTTAGCAAAATGGTAATTCATGCTAATACTATAAAGAAATAGCCTACCTAAGTGTTGAGGAATataaaacaacaaatcattcaaCACAACTATTATTCTAAggtacattctagaactatgtgaaTTACTGAGTTTAGAGTATTGAAGGAGTTGGTccttaaaaatattatcaattatCATTCTCCAATGGTCCTTGCAATCGTGTTACTAATTCTAGATCAATAAAACCAAAAGAAGCTACTTGCCTATCTCCGAAGAGGGATTTGCAGCCCTCCCATTTCGATGATGCAGTAATTTCCTGTAACCacaacaaacaaataaattatGGTTTAAAGGAAATATCATGGGATCCCATCCATtgcaatgtgaaagattttaaaCTATTTACTATACCTTTGATGCATGAAGAAGTTCATAGAACTCATCTGCTAGACGTTCACGCTTTttagcttctttttcttctttctccctAGCCCTTTCCAGTAACTCCTCAAAGACAAACTATGCAGATGAAATATGCACATTCAATACTCAATGACCCGGCAAGCCCAAACCGTAGAACATAAAGTTTAGAAAGGAAGTATAGAATAAGATTCAGTATAATCCATGTATGTCCTCTTATTCCTTCATTTGGAAGGcaagggggatataatgtaaGAGTATTATTACCATCTTTTGGAGTAACTCCTCACATTATaatctttgataaaatgctttaCAAAAGTTTCGTGCTATTGAAAGTAAACTAAAAGCTTTAAGAGACCCAACCATCTAAGCATAATTCTTCGATAAGATACCCCTTGCAATTCCCTCTTCCCACATACATAGATTATACTCCATGACCataaataacctccaatttacaAATGATATATGGAGAATATCCTCATTACAAAAATAGCAAATGATCGTTGATATCATCCAGTTATGCTGTTTAACCAGTTTCCTAGAGTAAAACTCTTATCCACTAACCGTAAAAGCAGAAAACAACAAGTCAAATTGCATTGAATTAAGCAACTTAACATATGTGTGGTAGGTGTAATATTAAACACCACCATCCAGGAAATAAAAACAAAGGAAAATGGTACCAAAACGAAAGAATTAGAAGCAAAAGCTAACACCAAATATTTGATCAATGTGGTCCTCGTctttattcttgaaggtttcAGGCTTACTTGCTAACCAACACACTACTCTTTTATTAACTCTATTACAAGAACCAAATTTAATGTGGGATAGGTTATGGTTGATACTAAAGGAAAATGCCACTAACCACAGTTGACTACCTACGAGTTGCCAATTTAGCAATCACAAACTGACTGACTTCCAGTGAAACAT from Capsicum annuum cultivar UCD-10X-F1 unplaced genomic scaffold, UCD10Xv1.1 ctg82439, whole genome shotgun sequence encodes the following:
- the LOC107848008 gene encoding pre-mRNA-processing protein 40A-like, with protein sequence MDELEKQYLDDKSQIKDAVRMAEIGLTSAWTLDDFKVAIAKYISSPPMSDTNLKFVFEELLERAREKEEKEAKKRERLADEFYELLHASKEITASSKWEGCKSLFGDRQVASFGFIDLELVTRLQGPLENDN